The following are from one region of the Rissa tridactyla isolate bRisTri1 chromosome 10, bRisTri1.patW.cur.20221130, whole genome shotgun sequence genome:
- the RAD54L2 gene encoding helicase ARIP4 isoform X2 has protein sequence MLLLDESQQFPDQPQEAVFSGDHVEHAEDGEWQRSTSTTSSQSERAERLLQNQHKSLASEDTKKKRAQKPSHMRRNIRKLLREDQLEAVTKAAQQEELERRKRLEQQRKDYPATIPTVPLEFLPEDIVFRTAEATQLPPQVLAEEVICLDSTSSGSEDDAKGKNSIKDEVIELSSGEDDALQIVDSSDSGNEGEEDGSEESSGSHVNDALNQSDALGQVIVNINHPPNEEDIFLAPQLAHAVKPHQIGGIRFLYDNLVESLERFKTSSGFGCILAHSMGLGKTIQVISFLDVLFRHTEAKTVLAIVPVNTLQNWLAEFNMWLPAPENLPADYNSKEVQPRTFKVHILNDEHKTTAARAKVVNDWVIEGGVLLMGYEMYRLLSLKKSFATGRKKKTKKQAGPVIIDLDEEDRQQELLKGIEKALSRPGPDVVICDEGHRIKNCHASTSQALKNIRSRRRVVLTGYPLQNNLIEYWCMVDFVRPDFLGSRQEFSNMFERPILNGQCIDSTPQDVRLMRYRSHVLHSLLEGFVQRRGHNVLKVQLPSKEEHVILVRLSKIQRALYTEFMNRFRDAGNSGWLGLNPLKAFCVCCKIWNHPDVLYEALQKENLANEQDLDVDDLGTASTNSRCQPQGIKVKTESNAMASPVGEATNSKFLQSVGFNPFQERANQVVTYEWAKDILCDYQTGVLENSPKMVLLFHLIEESVKLGDKILVFSQSLSTLSVIEEFLAKRPMPSPPGSDGGVHNWVRNINYYRLDGSTSASERERLINQFNDPSNASVWLFLLSTRAGCLGVNLIGANRVVVFDASWNPCHDAQAVCRVYRYGQKKPCHIYRLVSDYTLEKKIYDRQISKQGMSDRVVDDLNPVLNFTRREVENLLHFVEEESDPAQLSLNPSKMKESVLQLACLKYPHLITKEPFQHESLLIDRKEHKLTKAEKKAAKKSYEEEKRASVPYTRPSYAQYYPASDQSLTSIPAFSQRNWRPALKGEDKPVASVRPVQSTPIPMMPRHVPMGSAGSTSSSNPAVNFPINYLQRAGVFVQKIVTTTDIVIPGTNTSTDVQARISAGESIHIIRGTKGTYIRTSDGRIFAIRTTGKPKGNEDRRTAASGSQSSSLESTSNGRHSASSPQLPSAEELTRPISPDSPEIISELQQYAEAAAARESRHSSPSTNAAQGHPARMDNAPGLAARGAEQRMGIHCMAPSVSSALPATSQHVDAHSVLDLRGNKRKSTSPSAPEEQARRQQKKRQLPSSVQPYEHGYPVSGGFAMPPVSLNHNLTHPFASQPGNSLYMGTGSSYYQLPNLLPDPHLVFPVTTDPLLTAGTASSSAATSATASVPSFMLNPSLTGVLPNYSLPFTQSLLPEPRMFAPFPAPVLPSSLPRSMASAYPGYISPHSGYPAGGLLRSQVPQFEPQEVPEVGCSSNDEDKDDDVIEITGK, from the exons ATGTTACTCTTGGATGAGTCTCAGCAGTTTCCAG ACCAACCCCAGGAAGCCGTGTTCAGCGGTGACCATGTTGAACATGCGGAGGATGGAGAATGGCAGCGCTCTACTTCAACTACCTCATCTCAGAGTGAGCGGGCAGAGCGACTCTTGCAGAACCAGCACAAGAGCCTGGCCTCTGAGGACACCAAAAAGAAGAGGGCTCAGAAACCGTCTCACATGCGGAGGAACATAAG AAAGCTGTTGCGTGAGGACCAACTGGAAGCTGTGACAAAAGCAGCCCAGCAGGAAGAGTTGGAGAGAAGGAAACGGTTAGAGCAGCAGCGGAAGGATTATCCAGCCACTATCCCAACTGTACCCCTAGAGTTTCTTCCTG AGGACATCGTTTTCAGAACAGCAGAGGCTACTCAGCTCCCCCCTCAGGTCCTGGCTGAGGAAGTGATCTGCCTAGATAGTACCAGCAGTGGCAGTGAAGATGatgctaaaggaaaaaatagtattaaagATG AAGTGATTGAGCTAAGTTCAGGAGAGGATGATGCCCTCCAAATTGTGGACAGCAGTGACTCTGGCAACGAAGGGGAAGAGGATGGCAGTGAAGAGAGCAGTGGCTCTCATGTGAATGATGCCTTAAATCAGTCAGATGCTCTGGGGCAAGTCATTGTCAACATCAATCATCCACCAAATGAGGAGGACATTTTCCTGGCTCCCCAGCTTGCACATGCAGTAAAACCTCATCAG ATTGGTGGGATCCGATTCCTGTATGACAACTTGGTTGAGTCCTTGGAGAGATTTAAAACCAGCAGTGGGTTTGGGTGTATTTTAGCACATAGCATGGGCCTGGGCAAGACCATACAGGTCATCTCTTTCTTGGATGTACTTTTTCGGCACACGGAGGCAAAGACTGTTCTTGCCATTGTACCT GTGAATACGCTCCAAAACTGGCTAGCAGAATTCAACATGTGGCTCCCAGCACCTGAAAACCTTCCTGCTGATTATAACTCCAAAGAGGTCCAGCCCCGCACCTTCAAAGTCCATATCCTGAATGATGAACACAA gaCAACAGCTGCACGTGCAAAGGTGGTGAATGACTGGGTGATAGAAGGTGGTGTGCTGCTGATGGGATATGAGATGTACCGTCTCCTCTCACTGAAGAAGTCCTTTGCCACtggcaggaagaagaaaacaaagaaacaagctGGCCCTGTCATTATTGACTTGGATGAGGAAGACCGGCAGCAAGAGCTTCTGAAAG GGATTGAGAAAGCTTTGTCTCGCCCTGGCCCAGATGTGGTTATTTGTGATGAGGGACACCGGATAAAGAACTGCCATGCCAGCACTTCGCAGGCCCTGAAGAACATCCGTTCCCGCCGGCGGGTGGTGCTGACCGGCTACCCGCTCCAGAACAACCTCATTGAGTATTGGTGCATGGTAGACTTTGTCCGGCCTGACTTTCTAGGCTCACGGCAGGAATTCAGCAACATGTTTGAGCGCCCTATCCTGAATGGGCAGTGCATTGACAGCACCCCTCAAGATGTCCGTCTCATGAGGTATCGCAGTCATGTCCTGCATAGCCTGCTGGAAGGCTTTGTGCAGCG GCGAGGCCACAATGTGCTGAAGGTTCAGCTCCCATCTAAGGAAGAACACGTCATTTTGGTACGTCTTTCAAAGATCCAGCGGGCCCTTTATACGGAGTTCATGAACCGGTTCCGAGATGCAGGCAACAGTGGCTGGCTGGGATTGAACCCACTCAAAGCTTTCTGTGTCTGTTGCAAG ATCTGGAACCATCCAGATGTGTTGTATGAAGCCCTGCAAAAGGAGAATCTGGCAAACGAGCAGGATTTGGATGTGGATGACCTTGGCACAGCAAGCACTAATTCCCGCTGCCAGCCTCAGGGAATTAAAGTCAAAACAGAGAGTAATGCTATGGCATCACCAGTCGGAGAAGCTACCAATAGCAAGTTCCTCCAGAGTGTTGGCTTCAACCCCTTTCAGGAGAGAGCAAATCAGGTTGTTACGTATGAGTGG GCCAAAGACATCTTGTGTGATTATCAGACTGGAGTCTTGGAGAACTCACCCAAGATGGTGTTACTGTTCCACCTAATTGAGGAAAGCGTGAAGCTTGGAGACAAGATCTTGGTCTTCAG CCAGAGCTTGTCCACGTTATCTGTCATTGAAGAGTTTTTGGCAAAGAGACCAATGCCGAGTCCTCCAGGCTCAGATGGAGGAGTTCACAACTGGGTCCGAAACATCAACTATTACA GACTGGATGGCAGCACCTCTGCCTCGGAAAGGGAACGACTGATTAACCAGTTCAATGACCCCAGCAACGCCTCTGTTTGGCTGTTCCTCTTGTCCACACG TGCTGGGTGTTTGGGTGTCAACCTCATTGGAGCAAACAGAGTGGTGGTGTTTGATGCTTCTTGGAACCCGTGCCATGATGCCCAGGCCGTGTGCCGAGTCTATCGCTACGGGCAGAAGAAGCCGTGCCACATTTACAGACTGGTTTCCGATTACACCCTTGAGAAGAAGATCTATGACCGTCAGATCTCCAAGCAGGGCATGTCAG ATCGGGTGGTGGATGATCTGAACCCAGTGCTGAACTTCACCCGAAGGGAGGTGGAGAACCTGCTGCATTTTGTGGAAGAGGAATCCGACCCAGCTCAACTCTCCCTCAATCCAAGCAAGATGAAGGAGTCTGTTCTACAATTAGCCTGTCTCAAGTATCCTCACCTCATCACCAAG GAGCCTTTTCAGCATGAGTCACTGCTGATCGACCGGAAGGAGCACAAGCTGaccaaggcagagaagaaagcagcGAAGAAGAGCTATGAGGAGGAAAAGCGAGCATCCGTCCCCTACACCCGGCCGTCCTACGCACAGTATTACCCAGCCAGTGACCAGAGCCTGACAAGCATCCCTGCCTTTAGCCAGAGAAACTG GCGACCAGCCCTCAAGGGGGAGGACAAGCCAGTGGCAAGCGTCCGCCCAGTTCAATCCACCCCCATTCCTATGATGCCCCGGCATGTCCCCATGGGTAGTGCAGGATCAACCTCAAGTTCCAACCCTGCTGTCAACTTCCCCATCAACTATCTACAGCGAGCCGGTGTCTTTGTGCAGAAGATTGTCACCACCACAG ATATTGTGATTCCGGGTACAAACACATCGACTGATGTACAGGCAAGAATCAGTGCTGGCGAGAGCATCCACATCATCCGAGGGACAAAAG GGACCTATATCCGGACCAGCGACGGGCGGATTTTTGCTATCCGGACCACTGGGAAGCCGAAGGGCAATGAAGACCGTCGGACAGCTGCCTCAG GCTCCCAGAGCTCTTCGCTGGAGTCCACAAGCAATGGCAGACACAGTGCCTCATCACCACAGCTCCCCAGTGCGGAGGAGCTCACTCGGCCCATATCCCCTGACAGCCCCGAGATCATCAGTGAGCTGCAGCAGTATGCGGAGGCAGCGGCTGCCCGGGAGTCCCGgcacagctctcccagcaccAACGCAGCACAAGGCCACCCTGCTCGCATGGACAACGCGCCCGGCTTAGCAGCCCGAGGAGCCGAGCAGCGCATGGGGATTCACTGCATGGCTCCCTCCGTGTCTTCAGCCCTGCCGGCCACCAGCCAGCACGTTGATGCCCACTCGGTGTTGGACTTACGGGGCAACAAGCGCAAGTCGACCTCACCGTCGGCTCCAGAGGAGCAAGCCCGCAGGCAGCAGAAGAAGCGCCAGTTGCCATCGTCCGTGCAGCCGTACGAACACGGGTACCCCGTCTCTGGTGGGTTCGCCATGCCTCCTGTCTCTTTAAACCACAACCTAACCCATCCATTTGCCTCCCAACCAGGAAACTCCTTGTACATGGGCACTGGCTCCTCTTATTACCAGCTGCCCAATTTACTCCCAGACCCTCATCTGGTGTTCCCTGTGACTACTGACCCTCTGCTGACAGCCGGCACCGCCAGCTCTTCTGCTGCTACCTCAGCCACCGCCAGCGTCCCCTCATTCATGCTAAACCCTTCTCTGACGGGGGTGCTGCCCAATTACTCGCTTCCCTTCACGCAGTCACTCCTGCCCGAGCCCAGGATGTTTGCTCCTTTCCCAGCCCCCGTCCTGCCTAGCAGCCTTCCCAGGAGCATGGCATCTGCCTACCCTGGCTACATATCCCCTCACTCGGGCTACCCGGCCGGGGGCCTCCTTCGGTCCCAGGTGCCTCAGTTTGAACCCCAGGAGGTCCCAGAGGTGGGATGCAGCTCTAATGACGAGGACAAAGACGACGATGTTATAGAGATCACAGGGAAATAA
- the RAD54L2 gene encoding helicase ARIP4 isoform X1, which yields MSDESISGSDPDLDPDLEQEDMEEEEEEDEEEAMEEDNDGDDEEDLLDESDQPQEAVFSGDHVEHAEDGEWQRSTSTTSSQSERAERLLQNQHKSLASEDTKKKRAQKPSHMRRNIRKLLREDQLEAVTKAAQQEELERRKRLEQQRKDYPATIPTVPLEFLPEDIVFRTAEATQLPPQVLAEEVICLDSTSSGSEDDAKGKNSIKDEVIELSSGEDDALQIVDSSDSGNEGEEDGSEESSGSHVNDALNQSDALGQVIVNINHPPNEEDIFLAPQLAHAVKPHQIGGIRFLYDNLVESLERFKTSSGFGCILAHSMGLGKTIQVISFLDVLFRHTEAKTVLAIVPVNTLQNWLAEFNMWLPAPENLPADYNSKEVQPRTFKVHILNDEHKTTAARAKVVNDWVIEGGVLLMGYEMYRLLSLKKSFATGRKKKTKKQAGPVIIDLDEEDRQQELLKGIEKALSRPGPDVVICDEGHRIKNCHASTSQALKNIRSRRRVVLTGYPLQNNLIEYWCMVDFVRPDFLGSRQEFSNMFERPILNGQCIDSTPQDVRLMRYRSHVLHSLLEGFVQRRGHNVLKVQLPSKEEHVILVRLSKIQRALYTEFMNRFRDAGNSGWLGLNPLKAFCVCCKIWNHPDVLYEALQKENLANEQDLDVDDLGTASTNSRCQPQGIKVKTESNAMASPVGEATNSKFLQSVGFNPFQERANQVVTYEWAKDILCDYQTGVLENSPKMVLLFHLIEESVKLGDKILVFSQSLSTLSVIEEFLAKRPMPSPPGSDGGVHNWVRNINYYRLDGSTSASERERLINQFNDPSNASVWLFLLSTRAGCLGVNLIGANRVVVFDASWNPCHDAQAVCRVYRYGQKKPCHIYRLVSDYTLEKKIYDRQISKQGMSDRVVDDLNPVLNFTRREVENLLHFVEEESDPAQLSLNPSKMKESVLQLACLKYPHLITKEPFQHESLLIDRKEHKLTKAEKKAAKKSYEEEKRASVPYTRPSYAQYYPASDQSLTSIPAFSQRNWRPALKGEDKPVASVRPVQSTPIPMMPRHVPMGSAGSTSSSNPAVNFPINYLQRAGVFVQKIVTTTDIVIPGTNTSTDVQARISAGESIHIIRGTKGTYIRTSDGRIFAIRTTGKPKGNEDRRTAASGSQSSSLESTSNGRHSASSPQLPSAEELTRPISPDSPEIISELQQYAEAAAARESRHSSPSTNAAQGHPARMDNAPGLAARGAEQRMGIHCMAPSVSSALPATSQHVDAHSVLDLRGNKRKSTSPSAPEEQARRQQKKRQLPSSVQPYEHGYPVSGGFAMPPVSLNHNLTHPFASQPGNSLYMGTGSSYYQLPNLLPDPHLVFPVTTDPLLTAGTASSSAATSATASVPSFMLNPSLTGVLPNYSLPFTQSLLPEPRMFAPFPAPVLPSSLPRSMASAYPGYISPHSGYPAGGLLRSQVPQFEPQEVPEVGCSSNDEDKDDDVIEITGK from the exons ACCAACCCCAGGAAGCCGTGTTCAGCGGTGACCATGTTGAACATGCGGAGGATGGAGAATGGCAGCGCTCTACTTCAACTACCTCATCTCAGAGTGAGCGGGCAGAGCGACTCTTGCAGAACCAGCACAAGAGCCTGGCCTCTGAGGACACCAAAAAGAAGAGGGCTCAGAAACCGTCTCACATGCGGAGGAACATAAG AAAGCTGTTGCGTGAGGACCAACTGGAAGCTGTGACAAAAGCAGCCCAGCAGGAAGAGTTGGAGAGAAGGAAACGGTTAGAGCAGCAGCGGAAGGATTATCCAGCCACTATCCCAACTGTACCCCTAGAGTTTCTTCCTG AGGACATCGTTTTCAGAACAGCAGAGGCTACTCAGCTCCCCCCTCAGGTCCTGGCTGAGGAAGTGATCTGCCTAGATAGTACCAGCAGTGGCAGTGAAGATGatgctaaaggaaaaaatagtattaaagATG AAGTGATTGAGCTAAGTTCAGGAGAGGATGATGCCCTCCAAATTGTGGACAGCAGTGACTCTGGCAACGAAGGGGAAGAGGATGGCAGTGAAGAGAGCAGTGGCTCTCATGTGAATGATGCCTTAAATCAGTCAGATGCTCTGGGGCAAGTCATTGTCAACATCAATCATCCACCAAATGAGGAGGACATTTTCCTGGCTCCCCAGCTTGCACATGCAGTAAAACCTCATCAG ATTGGTGGGATCCGATTCCTGTATGACAACTTGGTTGAGTCCTTGGAGAGATTTAAAACCAGCAGTGGGTTTGGGTGTATTTTAGCACATAGCATGGGCCTGGGCAAGACCATACAGGTCATCTCTTTCTTGGATGTACTTTTTCGGCACACGGAGGCAAAGACTGTTCTTGCCATTGTACCT GTGAATACGCTCCAAAACTGGCTAGCAGAATTCAACATGTGGCTCCCAGCACCTGAAAACCTTCCTGCTGATTATAACTCCAAAGAGGTCCAGCCCCGCACCTTCAAAGTCCATATCCTGAATGATGAACACAA gaCAACAGCTGCACGTGCAAAGGTGGTGAATGACTGGGTGATAGAAGGTGGTGTGCTGCTGATGGGATATGAGATGTACCGTCTCCTCTCACTGAAGAAGTCCTTTGCCACtggcaggaagaagaaaacaaagaaacaagctGGCCCTGTCATTATTGACTTGGATGAGGAAGACCGGCAGCAAGAGCTTCTGAAAG GGATTGAGAAAGCTTTGTCTCGCCCTGGCCCAGATGTGGTTATTTGTGATGAGGGACACCGGATAAAGAACTGCCATGCCAGCACTTCGCAGGCCCTGAAGAACATCCGTTCCCGCCGGCGGGTGGTGCTGACCGGCTACCCGCTCCAGAACAACCTCATTGAGTATTGGTGCATGGTAGACTTTGTCCGGCCTGACTTTCTAGGCTCACGGCAGGAATTCAGCAACATGTTTGAGCGCCCTATCCTGAATGGGCAGTGCATTGACAGCACCCCTCAAGATGTCCGTCTCATGAGGTATCGCAGTCATGTCCTGCATAGCCTGCTGGAAGGCTTTGTGCAGCG GCGAGGCCACAATGTGCTGAAGGTTCAGCTCCCATCTAAGGAAGAACACGTCATTTTGGTACGTCTTTCAAAGATCCAGCGGGCCCTTTATACGGAGTTCATGAACCGGTTCCGAGATGCAGGCAACAGTGGCTGGCTGGGATTGAACCCACTCAAAGCTTTCTGTGTCTGTTGCAAG ATCTGGAACCATCCAGATGTGTTGTATGAAGCCCTGCAAAAGGAGAATCTGGCAAACGAGCAGGATTTGGATGTGGATGACCTTGGCACAGCAAGCACTAATTCCCGCTGCCAGCCTCAGGGAATTAAAGTCAAAACAGAGAGTAATGCTATGGCATCACCAGTCGGAGAAGCTACCAATAGCAAGTTCCTCCAGAGTGTTGGCTTCAACCCCTTTCAGGAGAGAGCAAATCAGGTTGTTACGTATGAGTGG GCCAAAGACATCTTGTGTGATTATCAGACTGGAGTCTTGGAGAACTCACCCAAGATGGTGTTACTGTTCCACCTAATTGAGGAAAGCGTGAAGCTTGGAGACAAGATCTTGGTCTTCAG CCAGAGCTTGTCCACGTTATCTGTCATTGAAGAGTTTTTGGCAAAGAGACCAATGCCGAGTCCTCCAGGCTCAGATGGAGGAGTTCACAACTGGGTCCGAAACATCAACTATTACA GACTGGATGGCAGCACCTCTGCCTCGGAAAGGGAACGACTGATTAACCAGTTCAATGACCCCAGCAACGCCTCTGTTTGGCTGTTCCTCTTGTCCACACG TGCTGGGTGTTTGGGTGTCAACCTCATTGGAGCAAACAGAGTGGTGGTGTTTGATGCTTCTTGGAACCCGTGCCATGATGCCCAGGCCGTGTGCCGAGTCTATCGCTACGGGCAGAAGAAGCCGTGCCACATTTACAGACTGGTTTCCGATTACACCCTTGAGAAGAAGATCTATGACCGTCAGATCTCCAAGCAGGGCATGTCAG ATCGGGTGGTGGATGATCTGAACCCAGTGCTGAACTTCACCCGAAGGGAGGTGGAGAACCTGCTGCATTTTGTGGAAGAGGAATCCGACCCAGCTCAACTCTCCCTCAATCCAAGCAAGATGAAGGAGTCTGTTCTACAATTAGCCTGTCTCAAGTATCCTCACCTCATCACCAAG GAGCCTTTTCAGCATGAGTCACTGCTGATCGACCGGAAGGAGCACAAGCTGaccaaggcagagaagaaagcagcGAAGAAGAGCTATGAGGAGGAAAAGCGAGCATCCGTCCCCTACACCCGGCCGTCCTACGCACAGTATTACCCAGCCAGTGACCAGAGCCTGACAAGCATCCCTGCCTTTAGCCAGAGAAACTG GCGACCAGCCCTCAAGGGGGAGGACAAGCCAGTGGCAAGCGTCCGCCCAGTTCAATCCACCCCCATTCCTATGATGCCCCGGCATGTCCCCATGGGTAGTGCAGGATCAACCTCAAGTTCCAACCCTGCTGTCAACTTCCCCATCAACTATCTACAGCGAGCCGGTGTCTTTGTGCAGAAGATTGTCACCACCACAG ATATTGTGATTCCGGGTACAAACACATCGACTGATGTACAGGCAAGAATCAGTGCTGGCGAGAGCATCCACATCATCCGAGGGACAAAAG GGACCTATATCCGGACCAGCGACGGGCGGATTTTTGCTATCCGGACCACTGGGAAGCCGAAGGGCAATGAAGACCGTCGGACAGCTGCCTCAG GCTCCCAGAGCTCTTCGCTGGAGTCCACAAGCAATGGCAGACACAGTGCCTCATCACCACAGCTCCCCAGTGCGGAGGAGCTCACTCGGCCCATATCCCCTGACAGCCCCGAGATCATCAGTGAGCTGCAGCAGTATGCGGAGGCAGCGGCTGCCCGGGAGTCCCGgcacagctctcccagcaccAACGCAGCACAAGGCCACCCTGCTCGCATGGACAACGCGCCCGGCTTAGCAGCCCGAGGAGCCGAGCAGCGCATGGGGATTCACTGCATGGCTCCCTCCGTGTCTTCAGCCCTGCCGGCCACCAGCCAGCACGTTGATGCCCACTCGGTGTTGGACTTACGGGGCAACAAGCGCAAGTCGACCTCACCGTCGGCTCCAGAGGAGCAAGCCCGCAGGCAGCAGAAGAAGCGCCAGTTGCCATCGTCCGTGCAGCCGTACGAACACGGGTACCCCGTCTCTGGTGGGTTCGCCATGCCTCCTGTCTCTTTAAACCACAACCTAACCCATCCATTTGCCTCCCAACCAGGAAACTCCTTGTACATGGGCACTGGCTCCTCTTATTACCAGCTGCCCAATTTACTCCCAGACCCTCATCTGGTGTTCCCTGTGACTACTGACCCTCTGCTGACAGCCGGCACCGCCAGCTCTTCTGCTGCTACCTCAGCCACCGCCAGCGTCCCCTCATTCATGCTAAACCCTTCTCTGACGGGGGTGCTGCCCAATTACTCGCTTCCCTTCACGCAGTCACTCCTGCCCGAGCCCAGGATGTTTGCTCCTTTCCCAGCCCCCGTCCTGCCTAGCAGCCTTCCCAGGAGCATGGCATCTGCCTACCCTGGCTACATATCCCCTCACTCGGGCTACCCGGCCGGGGGCCTCCTTCGGTCCCAGGTGCCTCAGTTTGAACCCCAGGAGGTCCCAGAGGTGGGATGCAGCTCTAATGACGAGGACAAAGACGACGATGTTATAGAGATCACAGGGAAATAA